A window of the Verrucomicrobiia bacterium genome harbors these coding sequences:
- a CDS encoding zf-TFIIB domain-containing protein codes for MEIKARARPNTASDLTCPHCGGAVSAKARTCPHCNGPLFHDGKTIETPVCPRCRVELKKVKAEGEDELETCPNCGGYWLDYQNFARATNPQRLAREFADSKNHWHKPETGPIQYVSCPRCGRYMNRENFSKISGIVIDRCGDHGVWLDSGELDRIRLFIAAGGLERLQDKKLDKLNEELRELASRVQGEEFMTRLLHFWNPKRIFFKGRI; via the coding sequence ATGGAAATTAAGGCAAGAGCAAGACCAAACACGGCAAGCGATTTGACCTGTCCGCATTGCGGCGGCGCGGTTTCCGCAAAGGCCCGCACCTGCCCCCACTGCAATGGCCCCCTGTTTCACGATGGCAAAACGATTGAAACCCCCGTCTGCCCCCGCTGCCGCGTGGAACTGAAAAAGGTAAAAGCGGAAGGGGAAGACGAACTGGAAACCTGCCCAAATTGCGGCGGATATTGGCTCGATTATCAAAACTTCGCCCGCGCCACCAACCCGCAAAGATTGGCGAGAGAATTCGCCGATTCCAAAAACCACTGGCACAAGCCCGAAACTGGCCCCATCCAATATGTCTCCTGCCCCCGCTGCGGCCGCTATATGAACCGGGAGAATTTTTCAAAAATCTCCGGCATCGTCATCGACCGCTGCGGCGACCACGGCGTCTGGCTGGATTCCGGCGAACTGGATAGAATCCGGCTCTTCATCGCCGCCGGCGGCCTGGAACGCCTGCAGGATAAAAAGCTGGACAAGTTAAACGAGGAATTGCGCGAGCTCGCCTCCCGCGTGCAGGGGGAGGAATTTATGACCCGGCTTTTGCACTTCTGGAACCCCAAACGCATCTTCTTCAAAGGCCGGATTTAA
- a CDS encoding MIP family channel protein codes for MERLRPLLAEFIGTFILIFIGAGAVCTDGFTVGGVGLVGIALAHGVALFVIVSIFSYISGAHVNPAVTVGVLLARKIDAAKAVGYLIAQLLGAAVAAFVLRLIFTMDIWGPVNLGTPAVSDSIGAGKAILIEAILTMFLVHVVLATAVDERGPKAIFPFSIGLVLTMDILVGGPLTGAAMNPARAFGPALAAGFWANHYVYWVGPLLGGIAAALIYNKFFAKKA; via the coding sequence ATGGAACGTTTGCGTCCGCTTTTAGCCGAGTTTATAGGAACTTTTATTCTAATTTTCATTGGGGCGGGGGCCGTCTGCACGGATGGCTTCACGGTCGGCGGCGTGGGGTTGGTCGGCATTGCACTGGCCCATGGGGTGGCGCTTTTCGTCATCGTTTCGATTTTCTCCTACATTTCAGGCGCGCACGTCAATCCGGCGGTCACGGTTGGTGTGCTTCTGGCCCGGAAAATCGACGCCGCAAAGGCCGTGGGCTATCTTATCGCCCAGCTTTTGGGGGCCGCCGTGGCGGCGTTTGTTCTGCGATTGATTTTCACGATGGATATCTGGGGGCCGGTCAATTTAGGGACGCCGGCGGTGAGTGATTCGATTGGAGCGGGGAAAGCGATTCTAATCGAAGCGATTTTGACCATGTTCCTCGTGCACGTCGTTTTGGCCACGGCGGTGGATGAGCGGGGGCCCAAAGCGATTTTTCCCTTTTCCATCGGGCTGGTTCTCACCATGGATATCTTGGTCGGCGGGCCTTTGACCGGGGCGGCAATGAACCCAGCGCGGGCTTTTGGTCCCGCTTTAGCCGCCGGCTTTTGGGCCAATCACTATGTCTATTGGGTCGGGCCGCTTTTGGGGGGCATCGCCGCCGCGCTTATCTACAATAAATTTTTCGCCAAGAAAGCGTAA
- the liaF gene encoding cell wall-active antibiotics response protein LiaF gives MNRRNFWRGFWGLFLLAVGILWILNNFDVIDFDFGDALALFFPLLLIAIGFLLLFRPRPPAAGNEGMTDKHIFRAFGDVKLSGENLDPNGLEVSTGFGDVELDLTRARFSDGENALYLHTAFGDVEVKVPEGVAVSASGGSAFGDIKILGQAEKGIGNQLSKADPNFESQARRLRVHAHTAFGDITISR, from the coding sequence ATGAATCGCAGGAACTTCTGGCGCGGCTTTTGGGGGCTTTTTCTTTTGGCCGTCGGCATCCTCTGGATTCTGAACAATTTCGACGTCATCGATTTTGACTTCGGCGACGCCCTGGCCCTCTTTTTCCCCCTGCTTTTGATCGCCATCGGATTTCTTCTCCTTTTCCGCCCCCGCCCGCCCGCCGCGGGTAATGAAGGAATGACGGACAAGCACATCTTCCGCGCCTTCGGCGACGTCAAACTCTCCGGCGAAAATCTGGACCCCAACGGGCTGGAGGTCTCCACCGGCTTCGGGGATGTGGAGTTGGACTTGACCCGCGCCCGCTTTTCCGACGGCGAAAACGCCCTCTACCTCCACACCGCCTTTGGGGACGTGGAGGTGAAAGTGCCGGAGGGCGTAGCCGTCTCCGCCTCCGGCGGCTCGGCCTTTGGGGATATCAAAATTTTGGGGCAGGCCGAGAAGGGAATCGGCAACCAGCTTTCCAAAGCCGACCCGAATTTCGAATCGCAGGCCAGGCGCCTGCGGGTCCACGCCCACACCGCCTTCGGCGACATCACAATCTCGCGCTGA